The following proteins are co-located in the Salmo salar unplaced genomic scaffold, Ssal_v3.1, whole genome shotgun sequence genome:
- the LOC106592572 gene encoding zinc finger protein 665, which produces MSKLQLLNVFITERLISAAVDIFGSSEKTLAEYQERLTTAAFEIFVVVEKTIAEFQGENDRLRDLLLGHFGAEPQQLTLPEEEVSPKQQQQHCEQEWNPSPGQEDPEPTQITEEQEELRTSQEEEQLQRLRSATTEVVQLIFIPPCVESDCDQDSKTDSLPGNTTEQTQSALDDEDYRVSQLTSHFHPLSAVNPHCSSALSEIIVSIDEDESEELPSRSKKKQSSQVCTKAKTTSELKASLKSHTSRRPYKCYFCHKSFISLISLKLHHKGAKERRQKFLACCKSFHSTASLKYHQVIHTGKKSLKCQKGGRSVRCKYYFNKHMRTTHPGAKTYSCPVCSKGFRKPCSLKEHQMLHGEKPNQSSVSSTDFNTLPNYKVHQSTRTGEKSFNCPVCIKSFASASLLKIHQIYHTGEKSHKCKECDKCFYHKGHLVRHMMTHTGEKLYKCSVCEKSFISFSALKKHGEIEDDPCHHEVCGKSVMWKGSLTEHLSMHTGEKSSKRLVYEKGLTSSSVLKRHQLDRCGGKPEENQSEKESYLCSDCGKSFRTISYLRVHMKTHRERELHKCPVCGKCFTSSAYFKLHQRIHTGEKQHQCFTLSGHLTEHMRTHTGEKSFKCPVCGKSFTSSSVLKRHQQNHCGKTAKEKQSEETSYLCSDCGKSFRTMSYLRVHMKTHRERELHKCPVCGKGFRWASSLKIHQRIHTGEKPFLCTVCSKTFTWKGTLIEHMKNHTGEKSHQCHICSKRFVYSRSLSRHMMSHTGEKPFKCPVCGICCTTSSLLKCHQRIHTGVKPYLCNICSKQFTWKGGLTQHMKSHTGERPYKCPVCEKGFITSGDLTRHTRVHTGEKPFRCNDCNKCFSQISSLKSHMKNIH; this is translated from the coding sequence agccCCAGCAGCTAACTCTCCCTGAAGAGGAGGTGTCCcctaagcagcagcagcagcattgtGAACAGGAGTGGAACCCCAGTCCAGGGCAGGAGGACCCAGAGCCCACACAGATTACAGAGGAACAGGAGGAACtcaggaccagtcaggaggaagagcagcttcaaAGACTTAGGTCTGCTACCACAGAGGTTGTACAATTGATATTTATTCCTCCCTGTGTGGAAAGTGACTGTGACCAGGACAGCAAGACGGACTCTCTACCCGGCAACACAACTGAACAGACCCAATCAGCATTGGATGACGAGGATTACAGAGTATCACAACTAACCAGTCACTTTCATCCCCTCTCTGCAGTAAATCCACACTGTTCTTCTGCTCTGAGTGAAATCATTGTAAGTATTGATGAAGACGAGAGTGAAGAACTACCGTCAAGGTCAAAGAAAAAACAAAGCTCTCAAGTCTGCACTAAGGCCAAGACAACCAGTGAGCTGAAAGCATCTTTAAAGTCTCACACAAGCAGGAGACCATACAAGTGTTATTTCTGTCATAAAAGCTTTATCTCATTAATCAGTCTTAAACTACACCATAAAGGTGCGAAAGAGAGACGACAGAAATTTCTTGCGTGCTGTAAATCCTTTCATAGCACAGCTTCTTTAAAATATCATCAGGTAATTCACACAGGGAAGAAATCACTTAAGTGCCAAAAAGGTGGCAGATCAGTCAGATGCAAGTACTACTTCAACAAGCATATGAGGACTACTCACCCAGGTGCCAAGacatacagctgtcctgtgtgCAGTAAAGGCTTTAGGAAACCATGCAGTCTAAAGGAACACCAGATGCTTCATGGTGAGAAACCCAATCAGTCTTCTGTGTCCAGTACAGACTTTAACACCTTACCCAATTATAAAGTACATCAGAGCACTcgcacaggagagaaatcgtTTAACTGTCCTGTGTGCATTAAAAGCTTCGCTAGTGCAAGTCTTTTAAAAATACACCAGATAtatcacacaggggagaaatcacATAAGTGCAAAGAATGTGACAAATGCTTCTATCACAAGGGACATCTGGTCAGGCATATGATgactcacacaggggagaaactttATAAGTGCTCTGTATGTGAAAAAAGCTTTATATCATTCTCTGCTCTAAAAAAACACGGTGAAATCGAAGATGACCCTTGTCATCATGAAGTTTGTGGCAAAAGCGTCATGTGGAAGGGAAGCTTGACAGAACACTTGAGTatgcacacaggggagaaatcatCTAAGCGCCTTGTATATGAAAAAGGCCTCACATCATCAAGTGTTCTTAAACGCCACCAGTTGGATCGCTGTGGAGGGAAACCAGAAGAGAATCAATCAGAGAAAGAGTCGTATCTCTGCAGCGACTGTGGCAAAAGCTTCCGAACCATCAGTTACCTGAGGGTGCATATGaagactcacagagagagagagctgcataaATGTCCTGTATGTGGAAAGTGTTTCACGTCATCGGCTTATTTCAAACTCCACCAGCGAATCCACACCGGAGAGAAACAGCATCAGTGCTTCACTCTGAGTGGACACCTGACGGAACACATGAGgactcacacaggggagaaatcatTTAAGTGTCCTGTATGCGGGAAAAGTTTTACATCTTCAAGTGTTCTAAAACGCCACCAGCAGAATCACTGTGGAAAGACTGCAAAAGAGAAGCAATCTGAGGAAACGTCGTATCTCTGCAGCGACTGTGGCAAAAGCTTCAGAACTATGAGTTACCTGAGGGTGCATATGaagactcacagagagagagagctgcataaATGTCCTGTATGTGGAAAAGGCTTCAGGTGGGCCTCTTCGCTAAAAATCCATCagagaattcacacaggagagaaaccttttctGTGCACGGTTTGTAGCAAAACCTTCACCTGGAAGGGAACCCTAATAGAACACATGAAGaatcacacaggggagaaatcacATCAGTGCCACATCTGCAGCAAACGGTTTGTTTATAGCAGAAGCCTGTCTCGTCATATGATGtctcacacaggggagaaaccttttAAGTGTCCTGTATGTGGGATATGCTGTACAACATCAAGTCTTCTAAAATGCCACCAGCGAATTCACACCGGAGTGAAACCATATCTGTGTAACATTTGTAGCAAACAATTCACTTGGAAGGGAGGTCTGACACAACATATGAAAAGTCACACAGGTGAGAGACCTTATAAGTGCCCTGTGTGTGAAAAAGGCTTTATAACGTCTGGTGATCTGACACGCCACACACGAGTTCACACGGGAGAGAAACCATTTCGCTGCAATGATTGTAACAAATGCTTTAGTCAGATCAGTTCCCTTAAATCACACATGAAGAAtattcactag